One Prunus dulcis chromosome 8, ALMONDv2, whole genome shotgun sequence DNA window includes the following coding sequences:
- the LOC117637234 gene encoding cyclin-P3-1: MGTLALDNENVGSDVYCQLGLRESAKGVMKIPRVLSPLSSLLERCVQKNEMLLEATDIKEVMTIFHGLRAPTLSIRQYIDRIFKYSGCSPSCFVVAQIYVDRFIQCTEVRLTSFNIHRLLITSVMLAAKFIDDAFFNNAYYAKVGGVSTSELNRLEMKFLFTIDFRLQVSIETFKRYCSQLEKEAAGLQIERLIQACGIKENWSNKDDSTCAPTVAR, translated from the exons ATGGGAACTTTGGCACTTGACAATGAAAACGTAGGCTCGGATGTTTACTGCCAATTGGGGCTAAGGGAATCGGCAAAGGGAGTTATGAAAATCCCTCGGGTTCTGTCACCTCTCTCATCACTTCTTGAGAGATGTGTTCAAAAGAATGAGATGCTATTGGAGGCAACGGACATTAAAGAAGTCATGACCATATTTCATGGTTTACGAGCACCCACTTTGAGCATTCGGCAATATATTGATCGCATCTTTAAATACTCTGGCTGTAGCCCATCATGCTTTGTTGTTGCACAGATCTATGTGGACAGATTTATCCAGTGCACAGAAGTCCGTTTAACTTCTTTCAATATTCACCGGCTTCTGATAACAAGTGTAATGCTAGCAGCGAAGTTTATTGATGACGC ATTCTTCAACAATGCATACTATGCCAAAGTAGGAGGAGTGAGCACTAGTGAGTTGAATAGGTTGGAAATGAAGTTCTTGTTTACTATAGATTTCAGGCTTCAAGTTAGCATAGAGACATTTAAGAGATATTGTTCTCAGTTGGAAAAGGAAGCTGCAGGGCTCCAGATTGAACGTTTGATCCAAGCCTGTGGGATCAAAGAGAATTGGTCCAACAAAGACGATTCAACTTGTGCTCCTACAGTTGCAAGATGA
- the LOC117637322 gene encoding RAN GTPase-activating protein 1, with product MDSQAQAFHQRSVSIKLWPPSQSTRILLVERMTKNFITPSFLSRKYGLLSKEEADEDAKQIENIAFAAADQHFEKESYGDGSSAVQIYAKESSKLMLEVLKRGPKVKEHGEVMQYEKDTATHGSVFDISGSRRSFIDSEEAVELLKPLRDDEKLYTKICFSNRSFGLDAARVAEPILTSIKDQLKEVDLSDIIAGRSETEALQVMNIFSSALEGCVLRYLNLSDNAMGEKGVNAFGSLLRSQTNLEELYLMNDGISEEAARAVSKFIPSTEKLRVLHFHNNMTGDEGAIAISDMVKRSPLLEDFRCSSTRVGSEGGIALAEALGTCSHLKKLDLRDNMFGVQSGIALSKSLSAFADLTEIYLSYLNLEDKGTEALANSLKESAPSLEVLEMAGNDITARSAAALATCIAAKQFITRLNLSENELKDEGAILISKAVAEGHGQLTEVDLNTNSIRRAGARALAQAVVHKPGFKLLNINANFISDEGIDEVKEIFKNSLNVLGPFDENDPEGEDLDEEAEEDADNEVDLESKLKGLEIKQEENY from the coding sequence ATGGATTCTCAAGCACAAGCTTTCCACCAGCGCTCAGTGTCTATCAAACTATGGCCCCCAAGCCAGAGCACCAGGATACTGCTTGTAGAACGAATGACCAAGAATTTCATCACTCCATCCTTTTTGTCTAGAAAGTATGGTCTGCTCAGTAAAGAAGAGGCCGATGAGGATGCCAAGCAAATAGAAAATATTGCTTTTGCAGCTGCTGACCAACATTTTGAGAAGGAATCATATGGTGATGGAAGTTCGGCAGTTCAAATTTATGCTAAAGAGTCCAGTAAGCTTATGCTGGAAGTTCTCAAAAGAGGGCCCAAAGTAAAGGAACATGGAGAGGTGATGCAATATGAGAAAGATACTGCTACCCATGGAAGTGTCTTTGATATATCTGGGAGTCGCCGGTCCTTTATTGATTCTGAGGAGGCCGTGGAACTGTTAAAACCATTAAGGGATGATGAAAAATTGTATACCAAGATATGTTTTAGCAATAGAAGCTTTGGTCTGGATGCAGCCCGTGTTGCTGAGCCAATCTTAACATCTATCAAAGATCAATTGAAAGAAGTAGACCTGTCAGATATTATTGCAGGAAGGTCAGAAACAGAAGCTCTTCAAGTCatgaatatattttcttcagcCCTGGAAGGATGTGTTTTGAGGTATCTCAATCTTTCAGACAATGCCATGGGTGAAAAGGGTGTCAATGCATTTGGGTCACTCCTGAGGTCACAAACTAATTTAGAGGAACTTTATTTGATGAATGATGGCATATCAGAAGAAGCTGCAAGAGCAGTTTCTAAGTTTATCCCATCCACTGAGAAGCTTAGGGTCCTTCACTTTCACAACAATATGACTGGAGATGAGGGGGCAATTGCCATCTCTGACATGGTGAAACGTTCACCTCTCTTGGAGGATTTTCGTTGTTCTTCCACAAGGGTGGGCTCCGAAGGGGGCATAGCTTTAGCTGAAGCACTTGGGACATGTTCCCATCTGAAGAAGCTTGATTTGCGTGACAACATGTTTGGAGTACAATCTGGGATTGCTCTGAGTAAATCTCTATCTGCTTTTGCAGATCTTACTGAAATTTACCTGAGTTACCTTAACTTAGAAGATAAAGGAACAGAAGCCCTTGCCAATTCCCTCAAAGAGTCTGCACCCTCACTTGAGGTTTTGGAAATGGCAGGAAATGACATTACAGCCAGATCGGCTGCTGCTTTAGCAACCTGTATAGCAGCGAAACAATTCATTACCAGGTTAAACTTGTCTGAGAATGAACTGAAGGATGAAGGTGCGATTTTGATCAGCAAAGCAGTTGCAGAGGGTCATGGTCAGTTAACTGAGGTTGACTTGAACACAAATTCCATTAGAAGGGCTGGAGCAAGGGCGTTGGCACAGGCTGTTGTGCACAAACCTGGGTTCAAGTTGCTGAACATAAATGCTAATTTCATATCAGATGAGGGTATTGATGAGGTAAAGGAGATTTTTAAGAATTCACTGAATGTGCTTGGGCCTTTCGATGAGAACGACCCTGAAGGAGAAGATCTTGATGAGGAGGCTGAAGAGGACGCTGATAATGAGGTTGATTTGGAATCAAAGCTTAAGGGCCTTGAAATTAAGCAGGAAGAGAATTACTGA